A part of Capsicum annuum cultivar UCD-10X-F1 chromosome 6, UCD10Xv1.1, whole genome shotgun sequence genomic DNA contains:
- the LOC124899557 gene encoding uncharacterized protein LOC124899557, protein MDLPRLMLHAQQIEAEKGKKKERANNRARTRQFDLGQSRSQNSMSGKPNHPQYAKCGKNHGGEYLWGHNGCYGCGQVGHGIKECPHARLGNRDVRPQTQANCALDPLGRPAPPQGTSSSTSVGQCQN, encoded by the exons atggatcttccTAGATTGATGTTGcacgctcagcagattgaggcagaaaaggggaagaaaaaagagagagcaAATAATAGGGCTAGAACTAGACAGTTTGATCTTGGTCAAAGTAG atctcagaatagtatgagtgggaAGCCTAATCATCCCcaatatgctaagtgtggtaagaatcatggAGGTGAATATTTGTGGGGTCATAatggttgttatggttgtggccagGTGGGTCACGGAATCAAAGAGTGCCCACATGCTAGATTGGGGAATAGAGATGTTcgtcctcagactcaggctaattGTGCACTAGatcctctaggtcgcccagctCCTCCTCAAGGCACATCATCTAGTACAAGTGTTGGTCAGTGTCAgaattaa